In the Colius striatus isolate bColStr4 chromosome 3, bColStr4.1.hap1, whole genome shotgun sequence genome, caggcagcatgGGGGCAGGACAACAGTGGCTGGATGCAGACCGCaacctgctcctctccccttgCTGGGCTGTGCCTAACACCAACTCTTCATTTGTCCTCAGGAAAAGCTCTGCAGACTGTGACTCAAAACCTCCACAGGCTCCAAGCCCCAGGACAGAGCTGGCTAGAGCCATAACAGAGCAGAGGGtgagtgggagctgaggaacaGCCACAGCGGGCACGGAGGGGGCAACGGCTCTGGTGCACAGCTGCCCGTGCCCAGCGCTCGCTCACAGCCTGCTCCCTGAGGCCGGGCTCTCGTCCTTGGGGGCCCTCTGCTTGGCTTTCCCTGTGGGAAACCCTTAGTCCTCTGTGGGAGACCCTCAGTGCCTGTGTCCTCTCTTGCTGGTGGCTGCAGGAGTCCTGACGTCGGGTGACTGTTCCACCCGGAAGCTGAGTGTGCCTGGGAGAAGGAGCGCGAGGCATCTGCCAGATGCCACAGCAGCCTGGATGTGTGTGAGGAGAGAGCTCTCACCCATCAGAGAACGTGCCTGGGAGAAGGAGGGATGGAAGAGGACCACAACCCAGCAGCTCTTTGGGCCTGACTGTTGTCTGGGTTCCCAGAATCATTGGTGTTTGGACCAAGGGGTTGAGAGGAGAAGCACCGAGCCCAGATGCTACATGTGCCTTAGATGTCCTGCAGCCCTCATCACTCAGGGTTGTGTGGTGGTACAAAGGTAGCAGTTACCCACAGCAACCACTTAGTTATCCTTTTCTGCATCCCATCCTCCCTGAGGCCTCTGAAACTTGCCCTGTGCATTGGCACAAAACCCAGATCTTGGCCCAGACTGAGGGAACACATCTGAGGCATTAAGGAGGGTGGGTCTGTGCAGGGGCAAAGTGAGCAGAGTTTGTACCTAGGTGGGGTGTCTGTCCTCCTACCATCCTAGGTATGGGCTTCAGAACCCCCCTCCAGCCAGCCCACCCTGCTTTGCCCCACGTTCTTGCCCTCCTCAGGAGTTGTGATCATACTACTCAGTCCCAAAGAACTTGGTTGTGTGAGAAGTGCTTTATGGCAGAGACTGTTGGTCTGGTTTGTCGGTGCCAAGATCCCAACACTGCCAGTGGCTGCAAGGCAGCTGTTCCTCTGCAAGGACATGAGAGGGAACAAAAAGCTTGAGGCCactcctgtgcccctgagcagcagcaggtgccCAGGCAGGATGAGAGCTGAGGGAGATCCATCCCCCATGAGAGATGGCCAAAAGGAATCCCCTCCCAGCTGCACAGAaaaggggctgcaggagcccagcTGTAGAGACTGAAAGAGGTGCTAGAGTAGCCCAaggggcagagcaggcaggggcCTTTCCATGCTCTTGTTTCCCTGAGGAGGAAATCCCTTACATGCAGGACTTATCCCAGCTCTGGTTGCTGGAGGGGTGGctgtgcaggcaggagggagCCTGCTGCTAGCCTAAGGCAAGCTGGCCCACTGCCACAGTATTTGCTGCCTTCAATACAATAATAAAACCTGACAACGTGCTTCTGCTGTGTGGGGCTCTGTGGAGGGAGCTGGGCTTACAGAGCCACAACCCACCTCCCTCATTTTGGGATAACAGGGACCAGCCAGGGCCTGTTCCAGTGGTCACCtaccctggggctgggggctgccccaCAAgacaccactctgggattcatTGTGCTGCTTTCCTCCCTGTAATCCAAGGGAGGGAACAGAGTGctccctggggcaggggctgctctgtgccctgtcCCAGGTGAGCGTGTGTGTGGGACCAAGTGAGGTGGGTGCCCTGTGAGGTGCAGCCTGAGCTGGTTCCCTCAGAGCAGACACGAGCAGCAGGCTCTGCTTGCTGAAAAATAAACGTTTATTTACACCTGAAAAGAGAGTTAATGTGCAAAAATGGTCTCTCAGGGCTTACAGGGCTCCAGGAACTCTCCTGCAtgactccagctgagcctgcTGTAGCCTCTTCccttcattactggggagaagagaccaacaacTGTGtggtgcagctgcagagcagggaggggaggcagctgctggagcagaacCTCGCTCTGACAAGGAGCTTTGCAGGGTAAGTGTGGGGTGGGGGTCTGGGAGCtgccagggtgctgggcagaCCCTCCTCAGGGTGAGGAGCATGTGCAGCTGactgctgggcagtgctggcatGGAGGAGGTGCCCAGTTGCCCAGGCACTATCTCCCTTTCCCCACCCTGTGCTCTGCCAAGGGCCaggccctgctccagcaccacaACCCCCTGCTGAGGCTGGCATGGAGGGTTGGCAGGACCACGTCTGGTGGCTGATGGTGTTTGGGGAGTGGTagaaagcagcagccacacGTCCCCAGgcggctcagcagccccagtgcAGTCAGGCTGCTCTGAGAGGGCACAGAGGGCTGCTGAGAGCCCAGGGATGCTGCCCCCtccctgggactgcagcagggaacagcagctccagtgtggcacagccccctgcagcccctcaccccccagCCAGGCCCCAGTGCCCGTGGGGGccggcagcccctgtgccagggctctgtggggctgtCGCCCCGTCACTGGGCACAGCAGAGCGATGGGTGGTCGAGTTTCCAGAGCTGCCacttcttcctcatctctgaCTTCACCTGCCATGATGGGGGACAAGAGAGAGGGGGCTTTCCTGGGCTGTGCCCTCGCTGCAGGCCTGGGCTGGCCCAGCCCCCAGCCGAGCCTGGCAGCgggcaggagaggctgcagtgggCTCCTACCTCCTTGTTGGCGAAGCAGTAAAGCACAGCCACCAGGAAGCCCTGGAGAGAGAGCAGGGCCATGAGCCTCCCCATCACCCCCTCCCCACGGCCAGGGTGGGCTTCACCTCTCCAGATCCTTTCTGGGTGCTTTTAGGGGCTGAGGTGCCCCCACCCCCCGCCTCAGGGAGCGCCGGCGGCACCGTCAGGCACCCAACACAACCAGTGTCCCCTCCCTGAGCCCaccacaggctggggcagcacgGGGAGGGTGAGCTGGAGAAGGGACCCCCCTAATTCCTGCTGAGTGAGCAGAGCAAAGCCGTGtcctgctcccagctcacctgGAAGGAGTTGAGGAAGAGGGTGAAGAACACCTTGACGTAGCGCAGGACGCCCGTGGTTTGCTCGTCCGTGGCGAAGATGAAAACGACCTCGTGGATCCCAAAGAGGGGGATGAGGGTGAGAGTGGCTCTGGCCAAGCTGAGGGGAGGGGAGCACTCAGGGACGGGCTCAGGGTGGGGGGCTGTTGTGCAGGGTGGGTGTGCAGCAACCCCAGCCCCGCTCACCGCAGCTTGTAGTCTGCGTAGCCCTTCTGGTTGGCCCTGAGCTTGGCCAGGATCACCTTGAGGATCCTCATGAAGATCAGCAGGTTGATCTGGGGGGACAGGAGACAGGCACCCCCACCCCTCACAGCCCACTCTGCCCGTGGTACCctcaggggctgtgggagctgacACCCCCCTCCCTgcactgccagagctgctgcagccccatggcaccGGGTCTCCAGGGCTGCCCAcccttccctcccacccccccaaaatcccagccaggaggcagcaggggccaccctcagccccctcctcatGGACCCCCAGAGGCTGGGGGTTTAGAAGATAGTGCAAAAAACGCCCCCCATGTGGCAGTCTGTCCCTCTGgggccgctgcctcccccgggGCCGGGGACTGCCGGTGCCCCCCTACCAGCGAGGCGAGCAGGATGGGCACACGGATGATCCACCAGTAAGCCATGTTCTCGTTCAGCGCCCAGCACCTGCCCGCGGGGACACGGGGCACAGCGTCAGCGGGGCTGCAGGATGAGGCCACCAAGCCTGGCAGCCCCAGCTTGAGGCTGAGCATCCCCCGGGGACCCTCCCCCGCCTCCTCCCCGCTCACTCCGCGTTCTCCTTCAGGTACTTGGCGGCCATCCAGGGCAGCACGAACACCACGGGGGTCCCTGCAAGGGACACGGTGAAGCCCCGGCAGCCTCCTCAGCTGACACGGCAGCCAGGGACAAGGTGGGGGCAGCCGGGGCCAGcaaagccccctccccaccaccccctCCCGCGCCGGGCTGGGCCTGccggcagcagctcctgtccccCGGGGGCGGTCCCTACCCCAGCCCAGGTAGAGGTAGAGCCTGTAGTAATTCTTCTCGGAGAAGACGGCCCCGATGAGCAGCTTGTAGAGGTAAACGGCTTCCACCAGGAACCAGTAGTGGTTGGCGAGGATGCAGTACTGCATCAGCACCTGCGCCGCACGGCAGCCCAGCGCCGCCTGCCAGGGATGCAGCGTGGGGCcggcagcgtgcccaggggcaTGGCCACCCCCGCAGCATGCCCAGGCGGGCACGGGCTGCACAGGCACCCCGAGGCCTCATCCAGGCTGCACAGGCACCCCTGCAGCTCACTTCAGGTGCACAGTGCTGCACTGGCACCCCAAGAGCTTGCCCCAGACACCTGGGCACCCCAAGAACTCGCTCCTCAGGTGTATGGTGCTGCATTAGCACCCCAAGAGCTCACCCTTCAGGTGCATACTGCTGCTTTGGCACCCCAAGAGCCCAACCACCAAGTGCACAGGCACCCCAAGAGCTCCTCAGATGCACAGAGTGCTGCTTTGGCACCCCAAGACCTCACCCACCAAgtgcacaggcagcacaggcacCCCAAGAGCTGCACCCTCGGGTGCACAGGCACAGCGCTCACCCACCCAGCGCTCACCCACCGGGCACCGGGAGCCAGCCTCACTCCTCTCCGGGGGCCGAGGAGCCGTCCCGCACCGCAGCCCGGCAGGGAGCAGCCCCCTGGCCGTGGGCAGCACTTGCCTGGTGGCTCAGCAGAGCCTCCCAGTCGGCCACGTGCAGCAGCTCGGTGCCCCAGCGCCTCTCCAGCAGCGCGTCCTTCACCATCACGGACGTGGCTCGCAGCCCGAAGGAGGCGAAGAGGTTGGCGTGGATGTAGTTCCTGGTGCAGCGCAGCTTCCTGCCGAGGGCGGCGGTGTCGGGGGCCCGGGGGCGGGAGGGACCCGAGGGGCAGGACCGTGTCCCCCCCGGCTCTCCTACCTGAAGATGGTGAGGACGAGGAGGGCGGAGACCAGGGTCAGGAGCGACAGCGAGTAGCCCACGGTGTAGAGCACCTTGAAGCTGAGCATCAGCCGGCGGGCACCGTCCTGCGGGCGAGCACGGCGCCGTGAGCCCGCCCGCGCTCTGCCCTGCCCGGCGCTGGCCGCGCTGGCCCGGGCCGTCCCACCTCCTCCGCGGCAGCCTCGGGCTCCTCCTCGCACTGTGCGTGGTCCCTCCAGGGCCGGCTGCCGTTGGCCGTGACCCACTGGCCGTCGGTGCCGCAGCGGCGGCTCACCAGCCCGTGCTTCACTGCGGACACCAAGCACCGGCGCGTTCCCCCGGGCTCCCCCAAACCCCCGTCCTGAGGCGACGGGACGGGCGCTGCCCAGCCCCAGACACCCCCTTCCAGCACCGGCGTGAGCTGGCGCCTCGTGCCCGGGTCTGCTCGTGGGTCCCTCTCCCCTGGGGCAGAAGGGGAAACCCGCAGAGCTTCTCCCACCCCACCGCGGCTCGGTCCCAGCTCTCGGCTCCGGGGAGGGGGTGGGCAGAGGGTCATCATCACCTTTCTCAAACCAGGGCAGGTAGAAGGGGCAGGAGACGTTGACGGCGGCGCCGGGGCTGCCGTCGGGCCAGCACACGTACATGTCAAACGTCCGGTTGCAGAAGAGCCCTTCCGACGGCAGCGACGGGGGAAGAGCCACAGCTCAGAGCGGGGCAGCGCGGCCACAGCCAGCCCCCTGCCAGCACCCCCATGGGGGCTGCATCGCCCCACACCAGCCCTGGGCACCCCACCTGAGACGGGGCGGCGCTCAGCAGTCCCCCGGCTCATCCCTCCACAGGGACCGGCGTgggggctgcccggggagggatAAACCCCAACCAGCCCCGGCTGCggctctgcctgtgcccccGTGTGCCCGCACCGCAGGGCACGGCCGGGTACCTGCTGGGTAGGGCTCGCTCGCCATCCTCCTCAAGCACTCGTCACGGTACCTCATCCACTCCTCAAACGTCTTCTCCAGCACTTTGGCCCCGCCGTTCTGCAAGCGCAGAGCCGGCTCGGAGCCGCCCCACGACCCCCACGCTGCCCAGCGCCCACAGCCTGCCATGCGGCCCCGAGTGGGGCAAACCCGGAGGTGCCAACCCCTCTGCCCCTCACCTGCACGGAGAACAGCCACATCCAGGCAAAGTGGACGAGGCTGTGCCCGCAGCCAGGCCCCAGGACGTCCCTCATGGCTGCGCCCCTGGCccctggtgctgagctggggaccTGGAGTCTGGGGGAGCGGTGGGGGGCTGCGGCTGGCACGGCTCTGCCAGACCCCCGTGCTGTTGTGGATGAGGAGATGTGTTCCCCGGGTTGCAAGTGGCAGCCACAGGCACGTCCCgggctgccacagctctggGTCGCTTCCCTGACAGAGTCGAGCCCTCGGGGAGcaccaggcagagcagctggggcacaactggctcccagccctgggccGAGCCTCGCCAGCCTCTGTGccgctgctgccagcccccagcagccagagAGCCAGGGGCTGTGATGCTGGAGTTGGAAGGGGACAAAAGCCACCCCCAGTAGCCAGCGTGACAGCCTCAGAGGCAGCGCCGCTCACTCCAGCTGGTGGCCAGCACCCTGTGGGACGGCTCGCCCAGGGGAACGGccggggctgcagggacagccctCTCCAGCCCTCCTCTGAGACCCTCCGTGCCTTCCCTGCCCCAGTTCGTGCCAGCCGGGATGGGACCCCCCAAAACAGCTGCGTGTCATCACCCTCCGGCCCCATTCCTGCTCGCAGAGACcaccccccgcagccccccggcccGCACAGCCCACCcggggggctgcagagggagacGCAGCCCGGGGCTCCCCAAGGCTCCATCCTGCACAGCCTCAGCCCGGTACCACCCCGCTTCCAGCACCCCCCGGGCCGTGCCCACCCGCGCTCCCCGGCCAGCACGGATGCGCCCTGCaccccgccgccccctccccggccGGTCCCGCTCCGTGCCCGCGGGGTCCCGCTCCGCCGACGTACCGGAGCATCCGtccgccccgcagccccggtGTCACCCGCAGCCCCGGTGTCTGTCACCCGTAGCCCCGGTGTCACTCCCAGCCCCGGTGCCACTCACCCGCAGCCCCGGTGCCACTCACCTGCAGCCCCGGTGTCACCCGCAGCCCCGGTGTCTGTCACCCGCAGCCCCGGTGTCACTCCCAGCCCCGGTGCCACTCACCCGCAGCCCCGGTGCCACTCACCTGCAGCCCCGGTGTCACCCGCAGCCCCGGTGTCACTCCCAGCCCCGGTGCCACTCACCCGCAGCCCCGGTGTCGCTCCCAGCCCCAGTGTCACGCACCCGCAGCGCCGCTGTCACCCGCAGCCCCGGTGTCACTCTCAGCTCCGGTGCCACTCACCTGCAGCCCCGGTGTCACCCGCAGCCCCGGTGTCTGTCACCCGCAGCCCCGGTGTCACTCTCAGCTCCGGTGCCACTCACCTGCAGCCCCGGTGTCACTCTCAGCCCCGGTGTCACTCACCCGCAGCCCCGCTGTCACCCGCAGCCCCGCTGTCACTCTCAGCCCCGGTGTCAGTCGCTCTCAGCCCCGCTGTCACCCGCAGCCCCGGCTCCGCGACGCGAGCGCGGCAGGGAGCGATCGGTGTGtgcggcgccgccgcctcccgccagCGCAGCGCCCCGcgggtggggaggggggtttgggggggtttggggggaggtGCCGCCTCCCGGGGCTCGGCCGCCCCTCGGAGCACCAGCACGACCCCGCCGAGACGCCCCGAGCATCACGCCCAGGTCCGGCCCCACCGGGGGTCGCCGGCTGCATCGCacggggacagggatggggcgGCGCTCAGACGGGGGTCACGGGCATGGGAACACGCGTCCAGGTCCCCTCGCTCTCCCCCGAGcccccctgcccccaccccGCGGCCCCGGCAAGAGTCGGGCGGGTCCTTCACCTCCCAGCTCTGGCATCACCGTGCAGAGCCCTgggtgggctgctgggggtcCCATCCCCTGGGGACAAGCAGCGGGTGGCCCTGGGGACGATGCTGGGTCTGACCCAGCCCACGACACGGGTCCCGTCCGTGGGAAACCAGACGGGCCGGGACAAGCTGTGGGATGAGCCTGGGGGTCTGGGTCAccctggcagcagggaaggagcaggtcagtgctgagccacagccctgggcagcagctgaaggTGATTTCCTCATCGACGGAGCAAGTGGAGGAGATTTAAAGGTTGAACCCTCCCTGAAAGGCCCTGAGGACCTTCCAAAGATCAGCAGCACAATCCCACCTCCCTTCTGTGGCTGTGCCACCCTCTGCCCTGGCTGGTGAGTGCtgggaggctggtgctggccgTGCCCTCAGTGGGATGACAGGATTGTGACCTAAAACTGCTGCTGGCTGAATGcaccaggggaaaaaagcatttcatttgcaaaatgaaTGTTTGCCCTGACACTGTTGCagtggctgggagcagggacagggatgggggatGAGGAGCTGTGGTGGTGGCTCTGATGAAGTCAATGGTGTCTGGATATCCCGAGTGAAACAAAACCCATCActggagcagccctgggggAAGCTGAGCCCTTGGGTGCCTTCCTCAGCACAAGCTGACACCAGGCTCTTTCTGGGGCCTCTCCATCCTTAGAAGCAGGTGACAGCACTTGTGTGAGTCTGCTCAAAGCATGTGGATGGAGACCTGAAAGTCAGGTGCTTGAGATTTAGAGTGGAGCCCGGGTGGGCTTTGGTTAAATGTGGCTCCGAGATCCCCTGATGCTGGAGGCTCATTGGGTCTGTCTGTAGGGCTCCAGAGCCCTGTTAGGGCAAGTTGGTGAGCAGGGGGATGGTGGCTGAGGGTGAGTTGGTCCCTTGCAGCCCTCCAGGCACCATGGTGGTGTGAGGGCTGTGCACAAGCAGCGGGTCCTTCCACCTCTTGGGTATTTCTAAGGGCATTGGGAGAACAGCTGAGTTTTCTGGCAGCACTGGAGCAGCCTCTGCATGAGGACAGCAGGTAATACATGTACCAGGAGCTG is a window encoding:
- the LOC133625186 gene encoding glucagon receptor-like; its protein translation is MRDVLGPGCGHSLVHFAWMWLFSVQNGGAKVLEKTFEEWMRYRDECLRRMASEPYPAGLFCNRTFDMYVCWPDGSPGAAVNVSCPFYLPWFEKVKHGLVSRRCGTDGQWVTANGSRPWRDHAQCEEEPEAAAEEDGARRLMLSFKVLYTVGYSLSLLTLVSALLVLTIFRKLRCTRNYIHANLFASFGLRATSVMVKDALLERRWGTELLHVADWEALLSHQAALGCRAAQVLMQYCILANHYWFLVEAVYLYKLLIGAVFSEKNYYRLYLYLGWGTPVVFVLPWMAAKYLKENAECWALNENMAYWWIIRVPILLASLINLLIFMRILKVILAKLRANQKGYADYKLRLARATLTLIPLFGIHEVVFIFATDEQTTGVLRYVKVFFTLFLNSFQGFLVAVLYCFANKEVKSEMRKKWQLWKLDHPSLCCAQ